One window from the genome of Leishmania mexicana MHOM/GT/2001/U1103 complete genome, chromosome 18 encodes:
- a CDS encoding actin related protein 2/3 complex, putative (arpc1), whose amino-acid sequence MMSVCCVTCAASDSDSGTTVPRLVPASAPPPPPLAALAFSHDGTRAAYAVRRGKALPRYGDCEHACSIFIANTNAPAHCPSSTWSGPGTAVAPVAQWTVLQVLSGSHDAPITALAWCPRTGALLSTSADRGACVWVPRTGAAAAAPKEANCASDVEGGRANPPAAASADVPFCAVPQLVILSAEVRLCPTCVAWSAEGTKLYIGTSGGTVAVGRYDARHKWWICRLLSDHRRTAPVDPSAEAAVPSSTRACLVTALAAHPVENTRLAVARLDGTVQVLSTHVKSVDGALGSAEQGTSGSSAGATAKPFNHVYLSHLLPCWVHGVAWSPSGQQLAVVGHDSGLHTWDWGPVRSSSLVGGRSSDVDCSGAGSDKCKAVHTVTWLRQLPLLRCEFVSEDVLVAAGFEGRLYAFESAAASTQSGVQRQRTWKLAPEHAATQRAEGSAQLPRHETAHVAANDREKTAVACGRHTLPSQRATAAAKGIVTHEGQQQPARILGESQAAVDETLVAKSVRQVALDFFERGRAAAAADGVVATSARGRSAVPGAHSSTENNAMGAAREHVAERPPHTSPISLLIRIPSGAKSATAESMNVTFVSAGHDSRVHLWRVCHTTLTRSKDVPVSPDG is encoded by the coding sequence ATGATGTCGGTGTGCTGTGTTACCTGCGCCGCTTCGGATAGTGACAGCGGGACCACGGTGCCTCGACTGGTGCCCGcgtcagcaccaccgccgccgccgcttgcCGCGCTTGCCTTCAGCCATGACGGCACGCGGGCGGCCTATGCGGTGCGCCGCGGGAAGGCGCTTCCGCGATATGGCGACTGCGAGCATGCGTGCTCTATCTTTATCGCCAACACAAACGCTCCGGCGCATTGCCCGTCCAGCACTTGGAGCGGACccggcaccgctgtcgcTCCCGTCGCGCAGtggacggtgctgcaggttCTTTCCGGCAGTCACGACGCGCCCATCACCGCATTGGCGTGGTGCCCACGCACAGGTGCCCTCCTCTCTACCAGTGCGGACcgcggcgcgtgtgtctggGTGCCGCGcacgggtgctgctgcggctgctccaAAGGAAGCGAACTGTGCTTCTGATGTCGAGGGTGGACGCGCGAACCCTCCGGCGGCTGCCTCAGCCGATGTGCCGTTCtgtgcggtgccgcagctggtCATACTCAGCGCCGAGGTGCGCCTGTGTCCGACCTGTGTGGCCTGGAGCGCGGAAGGGACGAAGCTGTACATCGGCACCTCTggcggcaccgtcgccgttgGCCGTTACGACGCGCGGCATAAGTGGTGGatctgccgcctcctcagcgACCATCGCCGCACTGCGCCTGTCGACCCATCAGCTGAGGCCGCGGTACCATCGTCCACGCGCGCGTGCTTGGTCACGGCACTGGCAGCGCATCCTGTCGAGAACACGAGACTTGCTGTAGCGCGCCTCGATGGCACGGTGCAAGTCCTCTCTACACACGTCAAGAGCGTGGATGGTGCGCTGGGCAGCGCTGAACAAGGCacaagcggcagcagcgcgggTGCAACGGCGAAGCCTTTTAATCACGTGTACCTatcgcacctcctcccttgCTGGGTCCACGGAGTGGCCTGGAGCCCGTCggggcagcagctggcggtggtgggtcATGACAGCGGTCTCCATACGTGGGACTGGGGCCCTGTGCGATCCTCGTCACTGGTAGgggggcgcagcagcgatgtCGACTGCTCCGGTGCTGGCTCTGACAAGTGCAAAGCAGTGCACACAGTGACGTGGCTTcgtcagctgccgctgctacgATGCGAATTCGTTTCTGAAGACGTACTCGTGGCAGCCGGATTCGAGGGACGTCTGTACGCCTTCGAGTCGGCTGCAGCGTCAACGCAGTCGGGCGTCCAGAGACAGCGAACGTGGAAGCTGGCCCCGGAGCACGCGGCGACGCAACGGGCGGAGGGCtcagcgcagctgccgcgccatGAAACAGCGCATGTGGCTGCCAACGATAGGGAAAAGACGGCGGTTGCTTGCGGCCGGCACACTCTGCCTTCGCAGAgagctactgctgctgccaagGGCATCGTCACTCATGAgggtcagcagcagccagcaCGAATTCTGGGCGAGTCGCAGGCTGCCGTCGACGAAACGCTAGTGGCCAAGTCGGTGCGTCAAGTTGCATTAGACTTCTTCGAGCGCGgccgtgcagcggcagctgccgaTGGTGTTGTGGCGACATCCGCCCGCGGGCGATCCGCAGTCCCAGGCGCACATAGCTCGACAGAGAACAACGCAATGGGTGCAGCACGGGAACACGTCGCCGAGCGTCCTCCGCACACATCGCCCATTAGCCTGCTGATACGCATTCCTTCGGGCGCGAAATCCGCCACCGCTGAGTCGATGAACGTCACCTTTGTGTCGGCCGGCCACGACAGTCGTGTGCACCTCTGGCGAGTATGCCACACAACCCTAACTCGCAGTAAGGACGTGCCCGTGTCCCCTGATGGGTGA